CTTTTTTGAGTCGGCAAGACCGCCTTCCACTCGAGAGCCTTGGTGGGGCAGAAGTGGGCGCAGGCCGGATCACCACTGCACAGGTCACATTTGACAACGATGTTGTGCTGTTCATCGAGAATCGCGCAACCAAACGGGCAGGCCGCCACACAGGCCATACACCTTACGCACACCTCCTGGTTAAGCTCGATAGCTCCGGTCTGTGGGTTGCGGCGCAAAGCATCAACCAGACACGACTTCACGCAGGAGGCGTCGTCGCACTGAAGGCATACCACCGGGACCCACAGGTCTTTATGCCCACCGGCGAGAGGATATATTCGAGTCTGGCCGCGTAAACCATCGACGGCATGCGTGAACGAGCAGGCTAATTCACAGGTACGGCATCCGGTGCACAAATTCGGTGTTACCATAAACCGGTATTTCATGATTGTGCCTCCCGTTCCCAGACAGCGATTCGGCCCATTGTCGTTGCCAGATCCTTGCGGTGACAATCATCACAGAGCGAGAAATACTCGACCGGGATATTCCGCTCCGCGCTCAACCGCTCGGCGAATTCCTTCGTTATGGTCGGCTTCCCGCACTGGCCACAGGTCATAAGCTCAAAGGTGCGATCCCAGATGGTAAGTTTTGTACCCTTAATCTTGTATTCTATGAAATTCGTCGGGCAGTTCTTGGCGCACGATAAACACCCGACACAATCCACCGGGGCCTGACGAAGGGGAGGAGCCACCTCCTTGCCGTGTCCGCGCCCGACGGTAGATATCGCCTTGAAGCCCATACGATCACATATCCGGGTACAGAGAGCGCACAGGATGCAGTTATTGCCGTCTTTAACCGTTTCATAGCTGGTTTTGATTACCCCGTATTCGCCGGCCAATTGAATAATCTCCGGACACTTCGGGTGTCGAGCCAGAAACAGGTCCAGTATCGTTTTGCGAAGTTCGTTTACTTTCGGCGCGTGCGTATTTACAATCAGACCGGCCGAAACAGGGTAGAGGCACGAAGTCACATAGTCGCACCATCCGTCCCAGGATTCACGGGTAATTTCCACAACGCACAGGCGACAGGCTCCGAAAGGCTCAACCGCCTCATGGTGACACAGCGCGGGAATGTCTATCTTCTCGCGCCGCAGCACCGACAAAAGCATCTCGCCTTCCTCGGCCTGAACGATCTTTCCGTTTATTGTCAAACTGACCATTCTATCTCCTAACTAACCTCTATAGCGTCGAAGCGACAGATGGCAAAGCAAGCTCCGCACTTGGTGCACTTCTTCTGGTCAAGTATGTGTACTTTGTCTTTCTTTCCCGTGATGGCGCCGGTGGGGCAGACCGCCACGCAGGCGGTACAACCCGTGCAGCTGTCCAAAATTTCATATTTTATGAGATCGCGACATACGCCGGCGGGACAGCGTTTGTCCCGAATATGCGCCAGGTATTCGTCTCTGAAAAACTTCAGCGTACTCAGCACCGGATTCGGACCTGATTTCCCCAGCCCGCAAAGCGAACCGATAATCACCATCTCCGAGAGTTTCTCGATCTTGTCGAGATCCGACTCTTTACCCTTCCCCTGGCAAATCTTATCCGTCAGAGCATGAAGCTGGTACAGACCCTCACGGCAGGGAACGCACTTGCCGCACGATTCGGCTACAAGAAAAGACAGGAAATAACGGGCGACATCAACCATGCACGTCTTATCATCCATGACAATCATGCCACCCGAACCCATCATCGAACCGGCCTCGGTGAGCGAATCGAAATCTACGGGAAGGTCGAGCTGTGAATCGGGAAGACAACCGCCCGATGGTCCGCCGGTCTGAACTGCCTTGAACGGGCGATTATCGATTATGCCCCCGCCGATATCGTAAATAATCTCGCGCAGGGTGGTGCCCATGGCAACCTCAATCAAACCGGTGTTGCGGACTTTCCCGACGAGGGAGAAGACTTTCGTTCCCGAGCTTTTCCTGGTGCCGATACTCTTGAACCAGTCCGCGCCTCTATTTATGATCAGCGGAACATTGACAAAGGTCTCAACGTTGTTCAACACGGTCGGCTGATCATACAGCCCCTTTATGACCGACCGGATATACTTGGCTCGCGGCTCACCGACTTCGCCGGCGACAGATTTCATGAGAGCCGATGATTCGCCGCATACGAAAGCGCCCGCCCCCCGGGCAATATGAATCTCGAACGAAAATCCGGTCCCCAGAATATCGTCTCCGAGCAGACCGGTTTCTTCGCAATCCTTAATAGCCTTGGAAAGATGCGTCACCGCCAGCGGGTATTCCTCGCGAACATAGATATATCCCTGCCTCGCGCCAACTGCGAAAGCCGCAATCATCATCCCTTCCAGCACGGCGTGAGGATCACCCTCCATTATGGAACGATCCATGAACGCGCCGGGATCACCCTCGTCGCCATTACAGATTACATACCGGACATCCGACTCGACATCGCGGCAGGTACGCCATTTTTTGCCGGCCGGGAATCCACCGCCCCCTCGTCCGCGCAAACCCGACTTCGTGATCTCGTCTATTATCTCATCGGGCGTCATACCGGTCAGGGCCTTGGCCAGCGCCTGATACCCACCAACGCTGATATATTCCCTGATATCGTTGGCGGCTATCTTGCCGAGATTTCTCAGGGCCAGGCGACGCTGGTGCGAGAAGAATCCGACATCGTCGTATTTCTCAATCTTTTTGCCGCTCTTCGGCTCGGTGAACAGAAGTGATTCCACTACGTTCTTATTTTCAATCGACTGCTCAATAATCGCGTCTACATCTTTGGGCTTGACCCTGGTGTAGAAGATTCCCTCGGGTTCGATAATTACCAGCGGACCCTGCTCGCAAAAGCCGTGACAGCCTGTCTCCTTGATGGCTTCAACCGCGAAATTCTTTATTTCACGTTTATCGAGAGCGCTTTTAAAGGCCTCAACAATCTTCCCGGCTCCGTTGGCAAGACATCCCGTACCGCAGCAGACCATCACCTTGCGGGGGTATTTTTTCTGTCCGGCAAGGTACTTATCTCTGACTTTCGCTAATTGCTGTGGGTCTTTTACCTGCATATCACTTTACCTTCAGAAGTTTCTTGACGTTGGATACCTTGAGAGAACCATGGTACTTGTCATTCACAATCGCGACCGGCGCCATGGCGCACGCGCCGACACAGGCGACCACCTCGATGGTGAACTTGCCGTCCGACGTGGTTTCGCCCGCTTTGATTCCCAGCGAACTCTCAATCTGATCCTGAATCAAACGCGCCCCGCGAATATGACAGGCCGTGCCAACGCAAATCCGAATAACCGTCTCACCGCGGGGATTCAGGCTGAAGGCGTTGTAAAACGTTGATACCGAGAAGACTTTGCTCAACGGCACGTTCAGAACCCTCGAAGTCTCCTCGAGCGCTTCACACGGAAGAAATTGAAATTCCTTTTGAATATCCTGCAGCACGGCAATAAGCGATTCCTGTGACTTGGAATATCGCTCGAATATTTCCGGTAGTTTGCTCATGTCGTGATTCATACTTTTTCCTTCTGAGCCATCAATTCCAGAGCCAGGTCATACCCCTGTTTGAGCACAGCGAGATTGATTTTAAGCAGGTCCTTCTTGGCGCCCATCTTATCAACTACGATCTTGTTGACGGTGTCGTATTTTATCACTTTCGAAGCACCGACAAAAGCTCCGAGCATCACGATATTGGCCGCTTTGGCATTACCCGCCTTCATGGCGATGTCGTTAGCCGGGACCAAAAGCTCGGTGATATCCTTGCGGTCGGAGGTGAGGTTTATCAAAGAACTGTTGACAACCAGCAGCCCACCGGACTTTATCCGCGGAGCGAATTTCTCAAACGATGGCCGATTAAACACGCACAGCGCCATCGGGTTGTTTATAATCGGAGAGCCGATACGTTCGTCCGAAATGACCACCGTACAATAAGCAGTGCCGCCGCGCATCTCGGGGCCGTACGATGGCAACCAGATCACTTTTTTCCCCTCCGCCATGCCGGCGTACGCCAGAAGCTGCCCGGCCGTCATAATCCCCTGACCTCCGAATCCGGCAAAAGTAACTTCAAATTGCTGCATTCTATGTCTCCGAACTGCCGGGGTCCTTTTTGCAGCCCAGCGGATAGTAAGTCATCATCTTGTCGGCAAGCCAGGCCGTCGCTTCAGTCGGGGTCATACCCCAGTTGGTGGGACAGGTGGAAAGCACCTCGACCATCGAGAAACATCTGCCTTCAACCTGATAGGTAAACGCCTTCTTTATCGCGCGCTTGGCCTGAATAATATGCTGCGGGGTATGTACGGCCACGCGCTCAAGATATGCCGGTGTGGCCAGCGAAGAAAGCAGTTCCACCATCCGAATCGGCTGACCCGTGAGTTCCACATCTCTTCCCGCCGGACTGGTTGTCGTGATCTGCCCCTCAAGAGTGGTGGGAGCCATCTGACCGCCGGTCATCCCATACACCGCGTTATTGACGAATATCGTCGTGAATTTTTCACCGCGGTTGGCCGAGTGAATTATCTCACTCATGCCTATCGAAGCCAGATCCCCGTCACCCTGATACGTGAACACTATCATGTCCGGCCGAAGTCTTTTAAAGCCGGTGGCCAGTGCCGGAGCACGACCATGGGGAGCCTCGAGAAAGTCGCAGTTGAAATAGTTGTAAGCCAGCACGGAACATCCAACCGGCGCCACACCAAGCGACCTCTCTCGCACTCCCAGGCTGTCGAGAGCCTCGGCGACCAGACGGTGTATCACGCCGTGTGTGCATCCCGGACAGTAGTGGGTAATGGTATCTTGAAGAGCTTCCGGTCTGGCAAAAATCGTATTTTCCGTAATTTCCATGGCAGACCTCAAGCTTTCTTTTTGGTTTTCGGTTTTCTCTTATCGATCAGCTTCTTTACCTGATCGATAACCTCCTCCGGCGACGGTACAATGCCGCCGGTGCGGCCGTAAAAACTGATCGGCTTTCTGCCTAGCACCGCTCGCTCGACATCCTCGCACATCTGAGCCGTGCTCATCTCCACCACGAGAACATCGTCGATATTCTTCTTCGCCGCTTCGTCGCCGATTTGCTTGAGAGGGAAGGGGAAGAGGCTGATGGGTCGGAACAACCCCACGGAGATGCCTTCTTTTTCGAGCTCATCGATAGCGGTCTGACAAATTCTTGCCATGGTGCCGTAGGCGACAATGATAATTTTGTTTTTGGCCGATATCTTATATTGCTCGAAACGAATCTCTTCCTTTTTCATCTGCTCGTATTTCGCGTGCAGAAGCCAGCTGTTTTTCTCAAGCCCGACCGGATCGAGAAAGAGCGATTTTATGATTACCGGTTTGCGCCCTTTCGCCCCGGTAGCCGCCCAGTCCTTGGGGGGAAGCTCCGGTTCTTCGTACTTGTCCGGAAATTCCACCGGTTCCATCATCTGGCCGATCATTCCATCGCCTATCAACATTACCGGATTACGATACTTGTCAGCCAGGTAAAACGACAGCATCATAAGGTCAACCGCCTCCTGTATGGTCGATGGAGCCAGCACGAGCACCCGATAGTCCCCGTGCCCACCGGCCTTGGTGGCCTGAAAATAGTCTGATTGCGCCGGAAGGATGCCGCCGAGTCCCGGGCCACCGCGCATGATATTAACTATCACCACCGGCAGTTGCGCCCCGGCCATGTATGAAATCGCCTCCTGCATAAGGCTGATACCAGGGCTGGATGATGTCGTGAAGACCCTCTTGCCGGTCGAAGAAGCTCCGAAGAGCATGTTGGCCACCGCCAGTTCGCTCTCGCCCTGCAAGAAGACGCCACCCACCTGGGGCATACGACGGGATAAATACTCGGCTACCTCTGTCTGCGGCGTGATCGGATAACAGAAGTAGTTGGTCGCACCCGCCTTCAACGCCGCTTCAGCGATCGCCTCATTACCTTTCATCAGTACTTTCGCCATTGGTTCTTCCTTCAATCCCGGTTAATCAGTAATCAAACAGCGCAAATGAGGTCCCGTGGGTGTGAACCTCGATCGCCACATCAGGGCAGGTGATGGCGCAAATCTTGCAGCCGATACAGCGGGAGCTGTCTGCCATTTCCGCGTAGAAGTATCCCTTGATACCGATCTGTTTGGACATTCTCAGTATCTGCTGAGGACACGCCTTCACGCACAGCTCACAACCTTTACAATGATTCTTATCTATGGTAACGCCGGGCATTAACAAGTCCTTTATTCTTACTTGGTCCCGCTTTGTTTCTTTCTTTCCCAGGGCTTCAAAAGCGACCGGTTGAGCGCGAGCACCGGCACGTCAATCCTGGCCGGGTCTATTCGCTCGAGCACTTCATCGGTGGCGCTCAAAAACACAATCGGCAAGCCCGTCTTTTTACTCACCCGGTGAGCCAACTCAAGGCCCGCCAGAATCGTCGCTTCGTCCGTATCATCCATCAAATGGGTGTTGGAAATTATACCCGTGAATTTCAGACGCGACGAAGTCTCAATCTCTTTTATCATCTTCAAACAGCCATCGACAGTCGATGTAAACGGGCGATTCAGGTTGAGCACCATCAACAGCTCATATTCGTCGGGCGTAAAAGCATCCGCCAGGGAACTGAGCACCCTCGCGCCCGCATCATCACCACCCACATCGACGACAGTCGTACCACGGTGTTCTTTTAGTCTCGATTTTATCTGGGGGAGTATTATCGGAAGGTCGGCATAGAATTGTCCGCCTTTGGGATTGATGGCGTCAATACCCAACTTCTCGAGTTCCGCCGCCGCTTCTCTGGACCGGAAGTACGGATTGACAATATCGAGGTCCACTATCGCAATCGATTCATCAGGCGTGGCCCGATTAGCGACCAGATAGCGGGCGAGATTAACCGAGACCTCGGATTTGCCACTACCATAACCGCCGACTATTATGATAATGCCGGTGGAAACATCTGGAGATCGAAACGCTATCACTAATTCATCCGACAACACTGTTTGATAACCTGTCTATTAACCAAAGCAGGATAAGCAATTTAGCGTGCTTTATCAAGGTGCCCCGCCATCATATCCCGACAAAACACCCTAAAATTATCCTATTTCATTTCAATATCGATAATATCACGTCTTGGGTCAACAGTCTTTGTGAAAAAAATAACTATGCCATTCAATTTGACACATCTCGAACTGACCCGTATATTCGTCAAATATCATAGATTGTAATAAATTAACCGAACACCGAAAAATCAAGCCATTTTAGGGTTTTTATGAAAATGCGCATATCTTGGTCTGACATCCTGAACACTGTCGTGACAATCGTGCTCTGTCTTACTCTCAACTCCTGTGGAAAGAATGAAGTAGCCGATAAGCAGACAGTAAATGACTTGAAAACCGACTCCACGGAGAGTGCCTCCCAGTCAATCAGGGTAGGAGCCGATCTCGATCCCGGCGCTGAGCCAATAGAGGCGGACTATAGCGAATGGCAGGAGACGACGGTTGGCATGGTGAAAGTCTTTTACCCGCCGGATCATGCCCATCGAAACAGCATCAGCGGACTGGCGCAGACTTATGGTGGTGCTCTGCGAAGCGCCTGCCGGTTTCTCGGCATAAACACACTGCCGGATACTCTCTTTGTCTTTTATTATACCGGCCCGGGGCAGGGCAGGGGCATGACGGGTCAACAATATCCCTTCTACGTTGGTGATACTCTGCATCAATGGCCTCCCTTCGCTCTTGGCACACCGCTTGTAAAATACCTTTTACCGAAATGGCAGTCGGAGCCGACAAAACACATTTTCCTCGAACACGGGTTGAAGGCCTTGCTCGATAACTCGGGAACCGATTATCACGCCCGGACTCTTGAAAAGCTCGAAAACGGAACTTTCATGCCCCTGCGGGAGATGGCTACGGACACCACTTTCAACAGCAATGTAGAAAGAGCCCAGTCGGCGGTCGCCGCCTCGTTTGTCGACTTCGTTGTCTACGTCTACGGA
The sequence above is drawn from the Candidatus Zixiibacteriota bacterium genome and encodes:
- the nuoE gene encoding NADH-quinone oxidoreductase subunit NuoE, producing the protein MNHDMSKLPEIFERYSKSQESLIAVLQDIQKEFQFLPCEALEETSRVLNVPLSKVFSVSTFYNAFSLNPRGETVIRICVGTACHIRGARLIQDQIESSLGIKAGETTSDGKFTIEVVACVGACAMAPVAIVNDKYHGSLKVSNVKKLLKVK
- a CDS encoding 4Fe-4S binding protein, with the protein product MPGVTIDKNHCKGCELCVKACPQQILRMSKQIGIKGYFYAEMADSSRCIGCKICAITCPDVAIEVHTHGTSFALFDY
- a CDS encoding NADH-ubiquinone oxidoreductase-F iron-sulfur binding region domain-containing protein: MQVKDPQQLAKVRDKYLAGQKKYPRKVMVCCGTGCLANGAGKIVEAFKSALDKREIKNFAVEAIKETGCHGFCEQGPLVIIEPEGIFYTRVKPKDVDAIIEQSIENKNVVESLLFTEPKSGKKIEKYDDVGFFSHQRRLALRNLGKIAANDIREYISVGGYQALAKALTGMTPDEIIDEITKSGLRGRGGGGFPAGKKWRTCRDVESDVRYVICNGDEGDPGAFMDRSIMEGDPHAVLEGMMIAAFAVGARQGYIYVREEYPLAVTHLSKAIKDCEETGLLGDDILGTGFSFEIHIARGAGAFVCGESSALMKSVAGEVGEPRAKYIRSVIKGLYDQPTVLNNVETFVNVPLIINRGADWFKSIGTRKSSGTKVFSLVGKVRNTGLIEVAMGTTLREIIYDIGGGIIDNRPFKAVQTGGPSGGCLPDSQLDLPVDFDSLTEAGSMMGSGGMIVMDDKTCMVDVARYFLSFLVAESCGKCVPCREGLYQLHALTDKICQGKGKESDLDKIEKLSEMVIIGSLCGLGKSGPNPVLSTLKFFRDEYLAHIRDKRCPAGVCRDLIKYEILDSCTGCTACVAVCPTGAITGKKDKVHILDQKKCTKCGACFAICRFDAIEVS
- a CDS encoding 2-oxoacid:acceptor oxidoreductase family protein is translated as MQQFEVTFAGFGGQGIMTAGQLLAYAGMAEGKKVIWLPSYGPEMRGGTAYCTVVISDERIGSPIINNPMALCVFNRPSFEKFAPRIKSGGLLVVNSSLINLTSDRKDITELLVPANDIAMKAGNAKAANIVMLGAFVGASKVIKYDTVNKIVVDKMGAKKDLLKINLAVLKQGYDLALELMAQKEKV
- the vorB gene encoding 3-methyl-2-oxobutanoate dehydrogenase subunit VorB gives rise to the protein MAKVLMKGNEAIAEAALKAGATNYFCYPITPQTEVAEYLSRRMPQVGGVFLQGESELAVANMLFGASSTGKRVFTTSSSPGISLMQEAISYMAGAQLPVVIVNIMRGGPGLGGILPAQSDYFQATKAGGHGDYRVLVLAPSTIQEAVDLMMLSFYLADKYRNPVMLIGDGMIGQMMEPVEFPDKYEEPELPPKDWAATGAKGRKPVIIKSLFLDPVGLEKNSWLLHAKYEQMKKEEIRFEQYKISAKNKIIIVAYGTMARICQTAIDELEKEGISVGLFRPISLFPFPLKQIGDEAAKKNIDDVLVVEMSTAQMCEDVERAVLGRKPISFYGRTGGIVPSPEEVIDQVKKLIDKRKPKTKKKA
- a CDS encoding thiamine pyrophosphate-dependent enzyme — encoded protein: MEITENTIFARPEALQDTITHYCPGCTHGVIHRLVAEALDSLGVRERSLGVAPVGCSVLAYNYFNCDFLEAPHGRAPALATGFKRLRPDMIVFTYQGDGDLASIGMSEIIHSANRGEKFTTIFVNNAVYGMTGGQMAPTTLEGQITTTSPAGRDVELTGQPIRMVELLSSLATPAYLERVAVHTPQHIIQAKRAIKKAFTYQVEGRCFSMVEVLSTCPTNWGMTPTEATAWLADKMMTYYPLGCKKDPGSSET
- a CDS encoding 2Fe-2S iron-sulfur cluster-binding protein gives rise to the protein MVSLTINGKIVQAEEGEMLLSVLRREKIDIPALCHHEAVEPFGACRLCVVEITRESWDGWCDYVTSCLYPVSAGLIVNTHAPKVNELRKTILDLFLARHPKCPEIIQLAGEYGVIKTSYETVKDGNNCILCALCTRICDRMGFKAISTVGRGHGKEVAPPLRQAPVDCVGCLSCAKNCPTNFIEYKIKGTKLTIWDRTFELMTCGQCGKPTITKEFAERLSAERNIPVEYFSLCDDCHRKDLATTMGRIAVWEREAQS
- a CDS encoding 4Fe-4S dicluster domain-containing protein gives rise to the protein MKYRFMVTPNLCTGCRTCELACSFTHAVDGLRGQTRIYPLAGGHKDLWVPVVCLQCDDASCVKSCLVDALRRNPQTGAIELNQEVCVRCMACVAACPFGCAILDEQHNIVVKCDLCSGDPACAHFCPTKALEWKAVLPTQKRVAG
- a CDS encoding cobalamin biosynthesis protein CbiA, producing the protein MIAFRSPDVSTGIIIIVGGYGSGKSEVSVNLARYLVANRATPDESIAIVDLDIVNPYFRSREAAAELEKLGIDAINPKGGQFYADLPIILPQIKSRLKEHRGTTVVDVGGDDAGARVLSSLADAFTPDEYELLMVLNLNRPFTSTVDGCLKMIKEIETSSRLKFTGIISNTHLMDDTDEATILAGLELAHRVSKKTGLPIVFLSATDEVLERIDPARIDVPVLALNRSLLKPWERKKQSGTK